Proteins encoded in a region of the Zea mays cultivar B73 chromosome 2, Zm-B73-REFERENCE-NAM-5.0, whole genome shotgun sequence genome:
- the LOC109939355 gene encoding cationic peroxidase SPC4, with amino-acid sequence MAAPRVYCSGVLTISLLLAAVVGAVVPSLVLVTDDRTGGLSLDFHAASCPQLEGIVRGAVQAERGQDVQVTAGLLRIFFHDCLPQVVLQFIDTY; translated from the coding sequence ATGGCGGCACCAAGGGTGTACTGTAGTGGCGTCCTCACCATTAGCCTGCTGCTGGCCGCCGTCGTTGGCGCAGTAGTGCCATCTCTTGTGCTGGTGACTGACGACCGTACCGGTGGCTTGTCGCTGGACTTTCACGCGGCGTCGTGTCCGCAGCTGGAAGGCATCGTGCGCGGCGCCGTGCAGGCCGAGCGAGGCCAGGACGTTCAGGTCACCGCCGGCCTCCTGCGCATCTTCTTCCATGACTGCCTCCCGCAGGTTGTTCTTCAATTCATAGATACCTACTAG